A single window of Modestobacter italicus DNA harbors:
- the csrA gene encoding carbon storage regulator CsrA, whose protein sequence is MLTLTRSVGESIRIGEDIEVYVVEVRGGTVRLGFKAPREVTIHREEVYRQITEANSLAAEVAADAVAALAAFAPGSARVPQQDVTTP, encoded by the coding sequence ATGCTCACACTCACCCGCAGCGTCGGCGAGAGCATCCGGATCGGCGAGGACATCGAGGTCTACGTCGTCGAGGTGCGCGGCGGGACGGTGCGGCTCGGCTTCAAGGCCCCCCGCGAGGTGACCATCCACCGCGAGGAGGTCTACCGGCAGATCACCGAGGCCAACAGCCTCGCGGCCGAGGTCGCGGCCGATGCGGTGGCCGCCTTGGCAGCATTTGCACCAGGGTCGGCCCGGGTCCCCCAGCAAGATGTGACAACACCGTGA